In Deltaproteobacteria bacterium, a single genomic region encodes these proteins:
- a CDS encoding xanthine dehydrogenase family protein subunit M: protein MHLPDFNYYQPETIPEACEILVRYGSKAKVLAGGTDLLPKMKQELLIPEALVSLRGISGMADIEYLPGRGVVIGARATPNDIVNSTVLNGNFMSVSEAAHSMANNQIRNMGSIGGNIVNAVPSADLPPILIALGATIVLVGMEGSRTMLLEDFIVGPSRTVIAPDEIMEAIVIPEQSTTGSAYVKFGLRASGALAVVGVAVAVTMEAGIVEDIRIVLGAVAPIPMRAKKAEAKLRGKKVTKALIAAAAKSASAECKPISDIRASEEYRREMVRVFTRRALLKAIYLEQTES from the coding sequence ATGCACTTACCCGATTTCAACTATTACCAGCCGGAGACTATACCGGAAGCCTGTGAAATATTAGTCCGCTATGGGTCCAAAGCCAAGGTGCTGGCCGGTGGTACGGACCTGCTGCCGAAGATGAAGCAGGAGCTCCTGATTCCCGAGGCGCTTGTTTCACTCAGGGGCATCAGCGGGATGGCGGACATAGAATACCTGCCGGGCCGAGGTGTGGTTATCGGCGCCCGGGCCACCCCTAATGATATTGTCAATTCTACCGTCCTGAACGGTAATTTTATGTCGGTCTCGGAAGCGGCGCACTCCATGGCCAATAATCAGATCAGGAATATGGGTTCGATTGGCGGCAATATCGTCAATGCCGTGCCTTCGGCGGATCTGCCTCCCATTTTGATCGCTCTGGGCGCGACCATAGTTCTGGTTGGCATGGAAGGCAGCCGCACGATGCTGCTCGAAGATTTTATCGTTGGTCCGAGTCGCACGGTTATTGCCCCAGACGAGATTATGGAGGCAATTGTCATTCCCGAACAGTCCACCACGGGAAGCGCCTACGTCAAGTTTGGCCTGCGCGCTTCCGGCGCTTTGGCCGTGGTCGGCGTGGCAGTGGCCGTGACCATGGAAGCCGGGATTGTTGAAGATATCCGCATCGTGCTGGGTGCAGTCGCACCGATACCCATGCGGGCCAAAAAAGCGGAAGCAAAACTCCGGGGTAAGAAGGTAACGAAGGCTCTGATAGCCGCAGCGGCTAAAAGTGCGTCGGCCGAGTGCAAACCAATTTCCGATATTCGCGCTTCAGAAGAATACCGACGGGAAATGGTCCGGGTCTTTACACGGCGTGCTTTGCTGAAAGCCATCTATTTGGAACAAACTGAATCTTGA
- a CDS encoding (2Fe-2S)-binding protein has protein sequence MRYLLNVTVNGDRLTATVKASTLLVDLLRNQLNLTGTKRGCKLGNCGSCTVLLDGKPVDSCLVLAVEIDGREITTIEGVAEHEKLDDIQQSFIDNAAVQCGYCTSGMILSAKALLTKNQHPSETEIRRAIAGNLCRCTGYVNIVKAIMAVAEA, from the coding sequence ATGAGGTATCTTCTAAACGTAACGGTGAACGGCGACCGCCTTACGGCGACAGTCAAGGCCAGCACGTTGCTTGTTGATTTACTGCGGAACCAGTTGAATCTGACAGGCACAAAAAGAGGATGCAAGCTGGGCAACTGCGGTTCCTGTACGGTGTTGCTGGATGGCAAGCCCGTTGATTCCTGCCTGGTTCTGGCGGTCGAAATTGATGGCCGGGAAATTACGACGATCGAGGGGGTTGCTGAACATGAAAAACTGGATGATATTCAGCAATCCTTTATTGATAATGCGGCTGTTCAGTGCGGTTACTGTACGTCCGGGATGATCCTTTCCGCCAAAGCTCTTCTGACCAAGAATCAGCATCCTTCGGAAACAGAAATCAGGAGGGCCATTGCCGGCAATCTGTGCCGTTGTACTGGCTATGTGAATATCGTCAAGGCGATCATGGCTGTCGCGGAAGCATAA
- the hcrA gene encoding 4-hydroxybenzoyl-CoA reductase subunit alpha, giving the protein MEKYSVIGKSVPKIDSRVKVTGQAKYTGDLRFPNMLVGKILTSPHAHARILSIDTSEAEKLPGVKAVITHKDVPTLKYGISPARWDENILCIDKVRFVGDKVAAVAALDEDTVYKALKLIKVEYEILPAVFDPIEALKEGAPQVHAEYKGNVNTEIHQNFGNVEEAFANAYLVRTDKFIGQRTYQCPIEPHSAISMWEDGKLTIYASTQSPHYFQHYIAREFGLPMGDVRVIKTYVGGGFGGKLEPTGLEFAGAVLARMTGRPVKMFYDRPDMFAHNRGRHRQIMEITSGVDKDGKILGVHANFIMDGGAYTSLGIASAYYAGAMLTLTYDFENYKFDMVRVYTNLPACGAQRGHGAPQPRYALECHLDNVAVELGIDPVELRLRNARQPNTVTPNEFKVNSCEMTACLEKARDLSDWDRKKGKMPPGRGIGVATGSFVSGAGYPIYRTDLPHSAAIIKVHPDGTAATLYVGATDIGQGSDTVLCQMAAEAMGYTYANMKIISADTETTPHDFGAYASRQTLMSGAAVKQAGEEVKKLILEMAGVLLDKNPGNLDCREGIVFSTLEPEKTIPFARVAREYFVKKGPLVGLGSYTPPKLGGNFKGAAVGTSPAYSFAAQISEVEIVEETGEVKVIDVWDVHDCGMVINPALLHAQVHGALFMGMGESIWEEVQFDAKGKIMNANLGDYRMPTALDMPRITSSLVESCEPAGPWGVKEVGEGATIPTMGCFANAIYDAMGVRVNSLPLSYEKVWRAMKEKREKK; this is encoded by the coding sequence ATGGAAAAATACTCAGTTATAGGTAAGAGTGTTCCGAAGATAGACAGCCGGGTCAAGGTGACCGGCCAGGCCAAATATACGGGAGACCTGCGGTTTCCCAACATGCTGGTGGGAAAAATCCTGACCAGTCCGCATGCCCATGCCCGTATTTTAAGCATAGATACCTCCGAGGCAGAGAAACTTCCGGGCGTGAAAGCGGTGATTACCCATAAAGACGTCCCCACCTTGAAATACGGCATCAGTCCGGCGCGCTGGGATGAAAACATTTTATGCATTGATAAAGTGCGTTTTGTTGGCGACAAGGTGGCTGCCGTGGCCGCTCTTGATGAGGATACGGTTTACAAGGCATTGAAGCTGATCAAAGTCGAATACGAAATCCTACCGGCGGTCTTTGACCCCATCGAGGCCTTGAAAGAGGGAGCGCCCCAGGTTCACGCTGAATACAAAGGAAACGTCAATACGGAAATTCATCAGAATTTTGGCAATGTGGAAGAGGCTTTTGCCAATGCTTATCTCGTCCGCACCGATAAGTTCATCGGGCAGCGGACTTACCAATGTCCGATTGAGCCCCATTCCGCCATCTCCATGTGGGAGGACGGGAAGCTGACAATCTATGCCAGTACACAATCGCCGCACTATTTTCAGCATTATATCGCCAGGGAATTCGGTTTGCCGATGGGAGATGTGCGCGTGATAAAAACCTATGTGGGAGGTGGATTCGGTGGTAAATTGGAACCAACGGGCCTGGAATTTGCTGGCGCCGTGCTGGCCAGAATGACAGGACGACCCGTAAAAATGTTTTACGATCGCCCGGATATGTTCGCGCACAATCGTGGCCGCCACCGCCAGATCATGGAAATTACCAGCGGTGTGGATAAAGACGGGAAAATTCTTGGCGTACATGCCAATTTCATCATGGATGGCGGCGCCTACACCAGCCTGGGGATTGCTTCTGCCTATTATGCCGGGGCCATGCTTACCCTGACCTATGATTTTGAAAACTATAAATTCGATATGGTGCGGGTCTATACCAATCTCCCGGCCTGCGGCGCTCAGCGCGGTCATGGCGCGCCGCAACCACGTTACGCCCTGGAGTGCCATTTGGACAATGTTGCCGTGGAACTGGGGATTGATCCCGTGGAGCTGCGCCTGCGGAATGCCCGTCAGCCAAACACCGTGACACCCAATGAGTTTAAGGTAAATTCCTGCGAAATGACCGCCTGTCTCGAGAAAGCCAGGGATTTATCCGACTGGGACCGTAAAAAGGGCAAAATGCCGCCCGGTAGGGGAATCGGGGTGGCCACGGGAAGTTTTGTCTCCGGCGCCGGCTATCCGATCTATCGTACCGATCTGCCTCATTCGGCAGCTATCATCAAGGTGCATCCGGATGGAACTGCCGCCACCTTATATGTCGGCGCCACCGACATCGGCCAGGGGTCAGACACCGTGCTCTGCCAGATGGCGGCTGAGGCGATGGGCTATACCTATGCAAACATGAAGATAATCTCGGCCGACACCGAAACTACCCCGCATGACTTTGGCGCCTACGCCAGTCGCCAGACGCTGATGTCCGGGGCGGCTGTCAAGCAGGCCGGAGAAGAGGTAAAAAAACTGATATTAGAAATGGCCGGCGTGCTTTTAGACAAAAATCCCGGCAATCTGGACTGTCGGGAGGGCATTGTTTTCAGCACATTGGAACCGGAAAAAACGATACCTTTTGCCAGGGTGGCCAGGGAGTATTTTGTCAAGAAGGGACCGCTGGTGGGGCTGGGCTCATATACGCCGCCCAAACTGGGTGGAAACTTCAAGGGAGCGGCGGTGGGCACTTCCCCTGCTTACAGCTTTGCCGCCCAGATCAGCGAAGTGGAAATTGTTGAGGAGACCGGAGAAGTAAAGGTCATAGATGTCTGGGATGTGCACGACTGCGGTATGGTCATCAATCCCGCGCTTCTGCATGCTCAAGTCCATGGGGCGCTGTTTATGGGTATGGGAGAGTCCATCTGGGAAGAGGTGCAGTTTGATGCCAAAGGTAAAATCATGAATGCCAACCTGGGCGATTACCGGATGCCCACGGCCCTGGATATGCCCCGGATCACCTCCTCGCTCGTGGAAAGCTGTGAACCGGCAGGTCCCTGGGGCGTCAAGGAAGTAGGCGAGGGGGCCACCATACCCACGATGGGCTGCTTTGCCAATGCCATTTACGATGCCATGGGGGTGCGGGTGAACAGTCTGCCGCTGTCCTATGAAAAAGTCTGGCGGGCGATGAAAGAGAAGCGGGAGAAGAAGTAA
- the purB gene encoding adenylosuccinate lyase, with amino-acid sequence MIDRYAREEMSAVWSAENRYNKWLEIEILVCEALAQRGEIPFSALENIRAKAGFDVGRIDEIEKTTKHDVIAFLTDVSQQVGEDGRFLHLGLTSSDILDTSLALLLREAADILLADVEELLAALKKKAFQYRNTIMIGRTHGIHAEPITFGLKMGLWYQEMTRNRRRLLQAQETISVGKISGAVGTFSFVEPAVEEYVCRKLGLQPAPVSSQIVQRDRHAEYFTTLAIIASSLDKFSQEIRLLQRTEVREVEEYFSAGQKGSSAMPHKRNPVLSENISGLSRLMRSYALASLEDVALWHERDISHSSVERVIAPDATILLDFMLHRFAGLVDKLLVYPERMLANLEMTHGVIFSQLVLLQLVAKGMSREEAYAIVQRQAMNSWESGRNFKDLLTGDAAVSSYLGPQELAAIFQNENFVKHVDFIFERIFGEKP; translated from the coding sequence TTGATTGACCGCTATGCAAGAGAAGAAATGAGCGCTGTCTGGAGCGCAGAGAACAGGTATAATAAATGGCTCGAGATCGAGATTTTAGTATGTGAGGCCCTGGCCCAAAGAGGGGAAATCCCTTTTTCGGCGTTGGAAAACATCAGGGCCAAAGCCGGTTTTGATGTGGGCAGGATTGATGAGATAGAGAAGACGACCAAGCACGACGTCATTGCCTTTCTCACCGATGTGTCGCAGCAGGTAGGGGAGGATGGCCGCTTCCTGCACCTGGGGCTGACTTCCTCGGATATCCTCGATACGTCGCTTGCGCTCCTCCTGCGCGAGGCGGCGGACATCCTGCTGGCTGACGTGGAGGAGCTGCTGGCCGCACTGAAAAAAAAGGCATTTCAATATCGCAACACCATCATGATTGGCAGAACCCACGGCATTCATGCGGAACCTATTACCTTCGGATTAAAGATGGGGCTCTGGTATCAGGAGATGACAAGAAACAGACGCCGTCTCTTACAGGCCCAAGAAACGATCAGCGTCGGCAAGATATCAGGCGCCGTGGGCACCTTTTCCTTTGTTGAACCTGCGGTGGAAGAATATGTCTGCCGTAAACTGGGGCTGCAACCCGCGCCTGTTTCATCGCAAATCGTGCAAAGAGACCGCCATGCCGAATATTTTACGACCCTGGCTATTATCGCTTCTTCCCTAGACAAATTCTCCCAGGAGATCAGATTATTGCAGAGAACGGAAGTGCGGGAGGTGGAAGAATACTTTTCGGCCGGTCAGAAGGGATCGTCGGCGATGCCGCACAAGCGCAATCCGGTGCTTTCGGAGAATATCTCCGGTCTGTCACGTCTCATGCGGTCCTATGCCCTGGCCTCTCTTGAGGATGTGGCGCTTTGGCATGAAAGGGATATCAGCCATTCTTCCGTCGAACGGGTAATCGCTCCCGATGCCACGATCCTGCTTGATTTCATGCTCCATCGTTTTGCCGGTCTGGTGGATAAGCTGCTTGTCTATCCCGAGAGGATGCTGGCCAATCTGGAGATGACCCACGGAGTAATTTTTTCCCAACTCGTGCTTTTGCAACTGGTGGCCAAGGGAATGTCCCGTGAGGAGGCCTATGCTATTGTGCAGCGTCAGGCCATGAATTCATGGGAATCAGGTCGTAATTTCAAGGATCTGCTGACAGGAGACGCAGCTGTGAGCTCTTATCTTGGGCCGCAGGAATTGGCAGCAATTTTCCAAAACGAGAATTTCG